In Ammospiza caudacuta isolate bAmmCau1 chromosome 2, bAmmCau1.pri, whole genome shotgun sequence, a genomic segment contains:
- the GPR18 gene encoding N-arachidonyl glycine receptor, with the protein MMPENSHPEEYRIASLVFYSFVLTVGLLVNATALWVFSCTTKKRTTITVYMMNVALLDLVFIFSLPFRIIYHGTEAWPFGDTFCRILGAFTVFYPAIALWLLAFISVDRFMAIVQPKHVKELKNTKKAVLACAGIWIMTLSTTSPLVFLRSDPDQASNFTTCMKMLDIIHLKEVNTLNFCRLIFFFLIPLFIMMGCYLVIIYNFIHGKTSKLKPKAKERSIRIIVTLIAQVLICFVPFHICFAFLMLQDENTSYNPWAAFTTFLMNLSTCLDVILYYIVSKQFQARVISVILYRNYLRSVRRKSFRTGSVRSLNNINSEMI; encoded by the coding sequence ATGATGCCAGAAAACTCCCACCCAGAAGAATACAGGATTGCATCACTGGTCTTCTACAGCTTTGTGCTCACAGTGGGATTGCTGGTGAATGCCACTGCACTGTGGGTGTTCAGCTGTACTACCAAGAAGAGAACAACTATTACTGTATATATGATGAACGTCGCATTGCTTGACCTGGTTTTTAtcttctccctgcccttccgGATAATCTACCACGGGACGGAAGCGTGGCCTTTTGGAGATACCTTCTGCCGGATCCTCGGGGCTTTCACCGTGTTTTACCCAGCCATTGCTCTGTGGCTGCTCGCTTTCATCAGCGTAGACAGATTCATGGCTATTGTCCAGCCCAAACATGTCAAAGAactcaaaaatacaaaaaaagctGTGCTGGCTTGCGCTGGAATCTGGATAATGACCCTCTCAACAACATCCCCGTTGGTGTTTTTACGATCTGATCCAGACCAAGCCTCAAATTTCACCACCTGCATGAAAATGCTTGATATCATCCATTTAAAGGAAGTAAATACACTGAATTTTTGTcgcttgatttttttctttctgatccCCTTGTTTATCATGATGGGGTGTTACCTAGtcattatttataattttattcatGGCAAGACTTCCAAACTGAAGCCTAAGGCCAAGGAGAGATCCATAAGAATTATAGTTACTCTGATTGCTCAGGTACTCATCTGCTTTGTACCCTTCCACATCTGCTTTGCCTTCCTGATGCTGCAAGATGAAAATACAAGTTACaatccctgggcagcctttaCCACCTTCCTCATGAATCTCAGCACATGCTTGGATGTTATACTGTACTACATTGTTTCCAAACAATTCCAGGCAAGAGTCATCAGTGTGATCCTTTATCGCAATTACCTTCGGAGCGTGCGCAGGAAAAGTTTTCGAACTGGAAGTGTCAGATCACTCAATAATATTAACAGTGAAATGatataa